The Xenopus laevis strain J_2021 chromosome 5L, Xenopus_laevis_v10.1, whole genome shotgun sequence genome has a segment encoding these proteins:
- the haao.L gene encoding 3-hydroxyanthranilate 3,4-dioxygenase isoform X2, whose protein sequence is MAMAINVKKWIEENTEYFLPPVCNKLMHNQQLKVMFVGGPNQRKDYHIEEGEELFYQVEGDMCLKIVENGKHKDVHIKQGEMFLLPGRIPHSPQRYADTVGLVFERRRLDTEKDGLRFYVEGSPEVLFEQWFYCEDLGTQLAPIMKEFFSSKQYKSGKPDPDKPKSKMPFCLSTEQVMEPFSFQHWLNKHRLEIIQKKCVSLFGDDHETKAVIYGGGESKQSKAQTDVWIWQLEGTSHVTLGNEVLKLGSGDSLLVPEETLFSWIRADGSIALSTSQVPLPM, encoded by the exons ATGGCGATGGCAATCAATGTAAAGAAATGGATCGAGGAGAACACAGAGTATTTTTTGCCTCCGGTGTGCAATAAACTCAT GCACAACCAGCAGCTGAAAGTTATGTTTGTCGGGGGCCCAAACCAAAGGAAGGATTATCACATCGAAGAGGGAGAAGAG CTGTTTTACCAAGTGGAAGGGGACATGTGCCTGAAAATTGTGGAGAATGGAAAACACAAGGACGTCCACATCAAGCAAGGCGAG ATGTTCCTCCTTCCAGGCCGAATTCCACATTCACCACAGAGATACGCAGACACGGTGGGGCTcgtgtttgaaaggagaaggctGGATACAGAGAAGGATGGCCTGAG GTTTTACGTGGAAGGGTCCCCAGAAGTATTGTTTGAACAGTGGTTTTACTGTGAAGATCTTGGAACTCAGCTTGCCCCGATAATGAAAGA gTTTTTCAGctcaaaacaatataaaagtgGAAAGCCAGACCCAG ATAAGCCAAAATCAAAAATGCCCTTCTGTCTCAGTACTGAGCAAGTTATGGAACCCTTTTCATTCCAGCATTGGTTGAACAAACATCGTTTGGAAATAATTCAGAAGAAATGTGTGAGTTTGTTTGGAGACGATCATGAAACAAAG GCTGTCATCTATGGAGGTGGGGAAAGCAAACAAAGCAAAGCTCAGACTGATGTCTGGATCTGGCAACTG GAGGGAACATCTCATGTCACTTTGGGTAATGAAGTTCTGAAGCTTGGCTCTGGAGATAGTCTGCTTGTCCCAGAAGAGACTCT
- the haao.L gene encoding 3-hydroxyanthranilate 3,4-dioxygenase (The RefSeq protein has 4 substitutions compared to this genomic sequence): MAMAINVKKWIEENTEYFLPPVCNKLMHNQQLKVMFVGGPNQRKDYHIEEGEELFYQVEGDMCLKIVENGKHKDVHIKQGEMFLLPGRIPHSPQRYADTVGLVFERRRLDTEKDGLRFYVEGSPEVLFEQWFYCEDLGTQLAPIMKEFFSSKQYKSGKPDPDQPKAKMPFCLSTEQVMEPFSFQHWLNKHRLEIIQKKCVSLFGDDHETKAVIYGGGESKQSKAQTDVWIWQLEGTSHVTLGNEVLKLGSGDSLLVPEETLFSWTREDGSIALSTSQVPLPM; this comes from the exons ATGGCGATGGCAATCAATGTAAAGAAATGGATCGAGGAGAACACAGAGTATTTTTTGCCTCCGGTGTGCAATAAACTCAT GCACAACCAGCAGCTGAAAGTTATGTTTGTCGGGGGCCCAAACCAAAGGAAGGATTATCACATCGAAGAGGGAGAAGAG CTGTTTTACCAAGTGGAAGGGGACATGTGCCTGAAAATTGTGGAGAATGGAAAACACAAGGACGTCCACATCAAGCAAGGCGAG ATGTTCCTCCTTCCAGGCCGAATTCCACATTCACCACAGAGATACGCAGACACGGTGGGGCTcgtgtttgaaaggagaaggctGGATACAGAGAAGGATGGCCTGAG GTTTTACGTGGAAGGGTCCCCAGAAGTATTGTTTGAACAGTGGTTTTACTGTGAAGATCTTGGAACTCAGCTTGCCCCGATAATGAAAGA gTTTTTCAGctcaaaacaatataaaagtgGAAAGCCAGACCCAG ATAAGCCAAAATCAAAAATGCCCTTCTGTCTCAGTACTGAGCAAGTTATGGAACCCTTTTCATTCCAGCATTGGTTGAACAAACATCGTTTGGAAATAATTCAGAAGAAATGTGTGAGTTTGTTTGGAGACGATCATGAAACAAAG GCTGTCATCTATGGAGGTGGGGAAAGCAAACAAAGCAAAGCTCAGACTGATGTCTGGATCTGGCAACTG GAGGGAACATCTCATGTCACTTTGGGTAATGAAGTTCTGAAGCTTGGCTCTGGAGATAGTCTGCTTGTCCCAGAAGAGACTCT
- the haao.L gene encoding 3-hydroxyanthranilate 3,4-dioxygenase isoform X1, whose protein sequence is MQKAFDLMAMAINVKKWIEENTEYFLPPVCNKLMHNQQLKVMFVGGPNQRKDYHIEEGEELFYQVEGDMCLKIVENGKHKDVHIKQGEMFLLPGRIPHSPQRYADTVGLVFERRRLDTEKDGLRFYVEGSPEVLFEQWFYCEDLGTQLAPIMKEFFSSKQYKSGKPDPDKPKSKMPFCLSTEQVMEPFSFQHWLNKHRLEIIQKKCVSLFGDDHETKAVIYGGGESKQSKAQTDVWIWQLEGTSHVTLGNEVLKLGSGDSLLVPEETLFSWIRADGSIALSTSQVPLPM, encoded by the exons CCTTCGATCTCATGGCGATGGCAATCAATGTAAAGAAATGGATCGAGGAGAACACAGAGTATTTTTTGCCTCCGGTGTGCAATAAACTCAT GCACAACCAGCAGCTGAAAGTTATGTTTGTCGGGGGCCCAAACCAAAGGAAGGATTATCACATCGAAGAGGGAGAAGAG CTGTTTTACCAAGTGGAAGGGGACATGTGCCTGAAAATTGTGGAGAATGGAAAACACAAGGACGTCCACATCAAGCAAGGCGAG ATGTTCCTCCTTCCAGGCCGAATTCCACATTCACCACAGAGATACGCAGACACGGTGGGGCTcgtgtttgaaaggagaaggctGGATACAGAGAAGGATGGCCTGAG GTTTTACGTGGAAGGGTCCCCAGAAGTATTGTTTGAACAGTGGTTTTACTGTGAAGATCTTGGAACTCAGCTTGCCCCGATAATGAAAGA gTTTTTCAGctcaaaacaatataaaagtgGAAAGCCAGACCCAG ATAAGCCAAAATCAAAAATGCCCTTCTGTCTCAGTACTGAGCAAGTTATGGAACCCTTTTCATTCCAGCATTGGTTGAACAAACATCGTTTGGAAATAATTCAGAAGAAATGTGTGAGTTTGTTTGGAGACGATCATGAAACAAAG GCTGTCATCTATGGAGGTGGGGAAAGCAAACAAAGCAAAGCTCAGACTGATGTCTGGATCTGGCAACTG GAGGGAACATCTCATGTCACTTTGGGTAATGAAGTTCTGAAGCTTGGCTCTGGAGATAGTCTGCTTGTCCCAGAAGAGACTCT